One Cucumis sativus cultivar 9930 chromosome 1, Cucumber_9930_V3, whole genome shotgun sequence DNA segment encodes these proteins:
- the LOC101202951 gene encoding ABC transporter I family member 17, translating into MIPDTLTPANDSDGISDGLREHLLVVNEGSENGGVGDHVKIRIRNLTNQILRGISVDIPKGKIVGIIGPSGGGKSTTLRALNRLWEPPAGSVFLDGQDIVNLDVLGLRRKVGMLFQIPVLFEGTVADNIRYGPQLRGKKLSDDEVHKLLSLADLDSSFFSKIGSELSVGQAQRVALARTLANAPEVLLLDEPTSALDPISTENIEDVLVRLKTRWGLTIVMVSHSIKQIQRIADIVCLLVNGEIVEILPPNKLSEAKHPMALKFLELSS; encoded by the exons ATGATTCCAGATACTCTTACTCCGGCTAATGACTCCGACGGTATCA GTGATGGGCTTCGAGAGCATCTACTTGTGGTGAACGAGGGAAGTGAAAATGGAGGGGTGGGTGATCATGTGAAGATTCGGATACGTAATTTGACGAATCAGATTCTAAGAGGAATCAGTGTGGATATACCTAAAGGGAAGATCGTTGGAATTATAGGGCCAAGCGGCGGTGGCAAATCAACGACGCTGAGGGCTCTTAATCGGCTGTGGGAGCCGCCGGCGGGCTCCGTGTTTTTGGACGGCCAAGATATTGTCAATCTCGACGTTCTTGGTCTTCGCCGGAAAGTCGGGATGCTCTTCCAAATTCCTGTTCTCTTTGAAG GTACTGTTGCTGACAATATAAGATATGGACCTCAGTTGAGGGGAAAGAAGCTGAGTGATGATGAAGTTCATAAGTTACTCAGTCTAGCAGATCTTGACTCGTCCTTCTTTAGCAAGATTGGCTCTGAACTATCCGTCGGGCAAGCTCAACGTGTTGCGCTTGCTCGAACCTTAGCCAATGCACCTGAG GTGTTGTTGCTAGATGAACCAACAAGCGCATTGGATCCTATCTCGACCGAGAACATTGAAGATGTATTGGTGAGGCTGAAGACGAGATGGGGATTAACAATCGTAATGGTTTCACATAGTATCAAACAAATCCAGAGAATTGCAGACATAGTTTGCCTACTCGTGAATGGGGAGATTGTGGAAATTCTACCACCGAACAAACTGTCGGAAGCAAAGCACCCGATGGCTCTCAAGTTCCTTGAACTCAGCTCATGA
- the LOC101204165 gene encoding cation transporter HKT8 isoform X2: protein METLFLSNPRKFIFFLLKIFINPFWIQFFYFIFISSFGFLILMILKPKTYPFFQPTKLDLFYTSVSASTVSSMSSIEMEVFSNSQLIVLTVLMFIGVFGFIFIQFVLICSMEWDSNGFSGLNSYQKVVAILFLSTNSRHAGETIVNISSLSSAILIMFIVMMYLPPYTSFLPLNEKQELEDHFRHLQRRKVRSKKAKAWQNLLFSQLSYLIIFITIICIIERKKMVEDPINFSVLNIVLEVISAYGNVGFSTGYSCKLQIHPPNDCVDKWYGFSAKWSNKAKIVLILVMMFGRLKKFNMDGGKAWKLV, encoded by the exons atggagactttatttttatcaaacccaagaaaatttattttctttcttctaaaaatatttattaaccCATTTTGGATTCAATTCTTCtacttcatcttcatctcttcttttggatttctaatcttaatgattttaaaacctaaaacatACCCTTTTTTTCAACCCACAAAGCTTGATTTGTTCTATACTTCAGTCTCAGCTTCAACTGTTTCAAGCATGTCATCCATTGAAATGgaagttttttcaaattcacaaCTCATTGTTTTGACAGTCCTCATGTTCATAGGAG TTTTTGGgttcattttcattcaatttgtATTGATTTGTTCAATGGAATGGGACTCCAATGGGTTTAGTGGATTGAATTCTTATCAAAAAGTTGTTGCTATTCTATTTCTGAGCACAAATTCTCGACATGCGGGAGAAACCATCGTCAACATTTCATCGCTCTCTTCTGCCATCTTGATCATGTTCATTGTTATGAT GTATCTTCCTCCATATACATCTTTTCTTCCATTAAACGAGAAACAAGAACTAGAAGATCATTTTCGACAtcttcaaagaagaaaagttagaTCAAAAAAGGCAAAAGCTTGGCAAAATTTGTTGTTCTCACAACTTTCTTATCTAATCATATTCATCACTATTATTTGCataattgagagaaaaaagatggtTGAAGATCCGATCAATTTCAGTGTTTTGAATATTGTGCTCGAAGTTATTAG TGCTTACGGAAACGTGGGATTCTCAACGGGGTATAGTTGCAAATTGCAAATTCATCCACCAAACGATTGTGTTGATAAATGGTATGGATTTTCAGCAAAATGGAGTAATAAAGCCAAAATTGTACTCATTTTGGTCATGATGTTTGGAAGActcaaaaaatttaacatgGATGGTGGAAAAGCTTGGAAACttgtttaa
- the LOC101223221 gene encoding uncharacterized protein LOC101223221 isoform X2: MLYVTAIGSSAPRKLVAGIEASHPCNQNPSSLPTRFPFKLKLFLLSQTKFTNLLVEFHSNPLHTLNILPFARLSCSVSALFACLKVWDAIKILDAADVDNPEASSAIVEIYSQRIVPKSLAGKPEGWNREHLWPRSYGLRRGPSLTDLHNIHPADTNVNSSRGNKYFGECQVKSPECLKPASKEAASDTESDKEKWAPPKHVRGDIARAVMYMAVSYGFQLSDSPNKGNNEMGLLSTLLKWNKGDPPSREEKLRNDRICKFYQHNRNPFIDHPEYAQLIWKQISPIRESSKFLKGKQ; this comes from the exons ATGTTATACGTTACGGCCATCGGCAGTTCCGCTCCCAGAAAATTGGTGGCCGGAATCGAGGCCAGCCATCCCTGTAATCAGAACCCTTCTTCCTTACCCACCCGCTTTCCATTCAAGCTGAAactttttctactttcacAAACCAAATTTACTAATCTTCTCGTTGAATTTCATTCTAACCCACTTCACACCCTCAACATTCTCCCGTTTGCGCGTCTTTCCTGCTCTGTTTCTGCTCTCTTTGCCTG TTTAAAG GTCTGGGATGCCATCAAGATTCTTGATGCTGCTGATGTAGACAATCCAGAAGCCTCATCAGCAAT AGTGGAGATATACTCGCAGAGGATTGTGCCAAAGTCTCTAGCAGGGAAACCTGAGGGTTGGAACA GGGAGCATTTGTGGCCTCGTTCTTATGGGCTTAGAAGAGGTCCATCCTTGACAGATTTGCACAATATCCATCCAGCAGATACAAATG TCAATTCCTCCCGaggaaacaaatattttggaGAATGCCAAGTTAAATCCCCTGAATGTTTGAAGCCAGCCTCAAAAGAAGCGGCTTCTGATACTGAAAGCGATAAGGAAAAATGGGCACCTCCTAAGCAT GTTAGAGGAGATATAGCAAGGGCAGTAATGTATATGGCAGTCTCTTATGGGTTTCAGCTTTCTGATTCTCCAAACAAGG GAAATAATGAAATGGGCCTACTTTCAACATTGTTAAAATGGAATAAGGGTGATCCACCATCAAGAGAAGAGAAGTTGAGAAATGACAGAATATGCAAGTTTTATCAGCACAATAGAAATCCTTTTATCGATCATCCAGAATACGCTCAGCTAATATGGAAGCAAATTTCTCCAATTCGTGAAAGCTCAAAGTTTCTCAAGGGAAAGCAATGA
- the LOC101203916 gene encoding RING-H2 finger protein ATL43 yields the protein MGTLPNSFSLFSLFFLFTAVSPAAPTTYHRPLNLILTHPLKETVFLASSSSSPPPPPLFIPSAPPPEEKPVYSPFRPSMAVVVGVLTTTFSITFLLLLYAKHCKRGNAAVVVGYSMRPNTMMGVPSFSTRKNSGIDQTVIESLPIFRFGSLSGQKEGLECAVCLNRFEPTEVLRLLPKCKHAFHVECVDTWLDAHSTCPLCRYRVDPEDVLLVEDVNIFLHDQPPPPPQPPPPPPRESNSKDVVLNLEQGRRSGKAGSGRVSGRHSSVGEKRTGESSYRDPALLRRSLDSKRTETVSVGCFDRHRKDGLLLPEEKTNQNQNQNRLEHRIIVSPKVPVVERWSDVQGSDLLYLRSEMIISDSRRFSVASLPVELKRQRRMGMMGKHAGKGTG from the coding sequence ATGGGCACCCTTCCCAATTCCTTCtccctcttctctctctttttcctcttcaCCGCCGTCTCTCCGGCAGCCCCCACCACCTACCACCGACCTCTAAACCTTATCCTAACCCACCCTTTAAAGGAAACTGTttttcttgcttcttcttcttcttctcctccccCACCACCTCTGTTTATTCCCTCTGCTCCACCCCCCGAGGAGAAGCCGGTCTACTCTCCATTCCGGCCGAGCATGGCGGTGGTGGTGGGTGTCCTGACCACCACTTTCTCCATtactttccttcttcttttatacGCCAAGCACTGCAAGCGTGGGAATGCGGCGGTGGTGGTCGGTTACTCGATGCGTCCCAATACGATGATGGGTGTTCCGAGCTTCTCGACGAGGAAGAACTCTGGCATCGACCAGACTGTTATCGAATCGTTACCGATTTTCCGATTTGGGTCGTTGAGTGGACAGAAGGAAGGCCTGGAATGCGCTGTTTGTTTGAACAGATTCGAGCCGACGGAGGTTCTGAGACTTCTTCCGAAATGCAAACACGCTTTCCATGTTGAATGTGTCGATACTTGGCTCGACGCTCACTCCACTTGCCCTCTCTGTCGCTACAGAGTCGACCCGGAGGACGTGTTATTAGTTGAAGACGTCAATATCTTTCTTCACGACCAACCACCTCCACCACCTcagccgccgccgccgccaccACGGGAATCGAATTCCAAGGATGTAGTGTTGAACTTAGAACAGGGGAGAAGAAGCGGCAAGGCTGGATCCGGGAGAGTCTCCGGTAGACACTCGTCAGTGGGCGAGAAGAGAACAGGGGAGTCCAGTTACCGTGATCCAGCATTGTTGAGACGGTCACTCGACAGCAAGAGAACCGAAACGGTGTCTGTTGGGTGCTTCGATCGGCACCGAAAAGACGGGTTACTTTTGCCGGAGgagaaaacaaatcaaaatcagAATCAGAACAGATTGGAGCACAGGATCATAGTGTCGCCGAAGGTGCCGGTGGTGGAGAGATGGAGCGATGTCCAAGGTTCGGATCTGTTGTATCTACGGTCAGAAATGATAATATCCGACAGCCGGAGATTTTCAGTAGCTTCATTACCAGTAGAATTAAAGAGACAGCGACGGATGGGGATGATGGGGAAGCATGCCGGAAAAGGGACCggatga
- the LOC101223221 gene encoding uncharacterized protein LOC101223221 isoform X1, translating into MLYVTAIGSSAPRKLVAGIEASHPCNQNPSSLPTRFPFKLKLFLLSQTKFTNLLVEFHSNPLHTLNILPFARLSCSVSALFAWDSWRWAAQFISYQLFFLCLVAQAHDYPSPSVRYPCEDVNMYYANVAQFKGELLKRKLNSIVAAHHSLSYKEVWDAIKILDAADVDNPEASSAIVEIYSQRIVPKSLAGKPEGWNREHLWPRSYGLRRGPSLTDLHNIHPADTNVNSSRGNKYFGECQVKSPECLKPASKEAASDTESDKEKWAPPKHVRGDIARAVMYMAVSYGFQLSDSPNKGNNEMGLLSTLLKWNKGDPPSREEKLRNDRICKFYQHNRNPFIDHPEYAQLIWKQISPIRESSKFLKGKQ; encoded by the exons ATGTTATACGTTACGGCCATCGGCAGTTCCGCTCCCAGAAAATTGGTGGCCGGAATCGAGGCCAGCCATCCCTGTAATCAGAACCCTTCTTCCTTACCCACCCGCTTTCCATTCAAGCTGAAactttttctactttcacAAACCAAATTTACTAATCTTCTCGTTGAATTTCATTCTAACCCACTTCACACCCTCAACATTCTCCCGTTTGCGCGTCTTTCCTGCTCTGTTTCTGCTCTCTTTGCCTG GGATTCTTGGAGATGGGCTGCTCAATTCATATCCTATCAATTGTTCTTCCTTTGTTTAGTTGCGCAAGCCCATGATTATCCGTCTCCTTCTGTTAGATATCCTTGTGAAGATGTTAATATGTATTATGCTAATGTAGCACAGTTTAAAGGTGAACTTCTCAAACGTAAGCTAAATTCAATTGTTGCTGCTCATCATTCCTTGTCCTATAAAGAG GTCTGGGATGCCATCAAGATTCTTGATGCTGCTGATGTAGACAATCCAGAAGCCTCATCAGCAAT AGTGGAGATATACTCGCAGAGGATTGTGCCAAAGTCTCTAGCAGGGAAACCTGAGGGTTGGAACA GGGAGCATTTGTGGCCTCGTTCTTATGGGCTTAGAAGAGGTCCATCCTTGACAGATTTGCACAATATCCATCCAGCAGATACAAATG TCAATTCCTCCCGaggaaacaaatattttggaGAATGCCAAGTTAAATCCCCTGAATGTTTGAAGCCAGCCTCAAAAGAAGCGGCTTCTGATACTGAAAGCGATAAGGAAAAATGGGCACCTCCTAAGCAT GTTAGAGGAGATATAGCAAGGGCAGTAATGTATATGGCAGTCTCTTATGGGTTTCAGCTTTCTGATTCTCCAAACAAGG GAAATAATGAAATGGGCCTACTTTCAACATTGTTAAAATGGAATAAGGGTGATCCACCATCAAGAGAAGAGAAGTTGAGAAATGACAGAATATGCAAGTTTTATCAGCACAATAGAAATCCTTTTATCGATCATCCAGAATACGCTCAGCTAATATGGAAGCAAATTTCTCCAATTCGTGAAAGCTCAAAGTTTCTCAAGGGAAAGCAATGA
- the LOC101203677 gene encoding putative serine/threonine-protein kinase, protein MPRRILQGSSKDQMMKSTSSLLQSPVFCFFLGMLAVLVILLILLLIFRKSFKQNKVVKLLRQSGTTQASTDLLSDNLHSLSYFDFHTLKKATKNFNPTNLLGQGGFGPVYLGTLEDGRLVAIKKLSLNKSQQGEAEFLSEVRLITSIQHKNLVRLLGCCSDGPQRLLVYEYMENRSLDLIIYGGSEQILNWNTRLKIIRGIAKGLQYLHEDSHLRIIHRDIKASNILLDDKFQPKIGDFGLARFFPDDQAYLSTTFAGTLGYTAPEYAIRGELSEKADVYSFGVLVLEIISGRKNTNLSLPTEMQYLPEYAWKLYERSTLIELVDPKMKEGGFLEKNVAHAIQVALLCLQPHGNLRPAMSEIVAMLTYKFEIVQTPLKPAFLERRHKRNRDLSLTNYADITPSPLQ, encoded by the exons ATGCCTCGCCGAATACTTCAAG GAAGCTCTAAAGATCAGATGATGAAGAGCACTTCATCTCTGCTACAGTCTCCAGTTTTCTGCTTCTTCCTTGGGATGTTAGCTGTGCTGGTTATATTGCTGATTCTCTTATTGATCTTTAGGAAgtcttttaaacaaaataaagtggtgaagttattaagacaaagtGGAACAACTCAAG CATCAACAGATTTGTTAAGCGATAACCTGCATTCATTAAGTTACTTTGACTTTCACACACTGAAAAAGGCCACAAAGAATTTTAACCCAACGAATCTTCTTGGCCAAGGAGGATTTGGACCTGTCTATCTG GGTACACTCGAAGATGGAAGGTTAGTTGCAATTAAGAAACTTTCACTTAACAAATCCCAACAAGGAGAAGCAGAATTTCTATCAGAAGTCAGACTGATAACAAGCATCCAACACAAGAACCTTGTTCGCCTGCTTGGTTGTTGCTCCGATGGGCCTCAACGGCTACTCGTGTATGAATACATGGAGAACAGGAGTTTAGATCTCATAATATATG GTGGAAGTGAGCAAATCCTCAACTGGAACACCAGATTGAAGATTATCAGAGGCATTGCCAAAGGGTTGCAGTATCTTCATGAGGATTCCCATCTAAGAATAATTCACCGAGACATCAAAGCAAGCAATATTCTTCTTGATGACAAATTTCAACCGAAGATTGGTGATTTTGGGCTGGCCAGGTTCTTCCCTGATGATCAAGCTTACCTAAGCACTACATTTGCTGGAACTCT AGGTTACACAGCGCCAGAATATGCAATTAGGGGAGAACTGTCAGAGAAAGCAGATGTATACAGTTTTGGAGTTCTTGTGCTTGAAATCATCAGTGGCAGGAAAAACACAAATCTTTCTTTACCAACCGAAATGCAGTATCTTCCTGAATAT GCATGGAAACTATATGAGAGGTCAACACTGATCGAACTTGTGGATCCAAAGATGAAGGAGGGTGGATTTTTGGAGAAGAATGTAGCACACGCAATTCAAGTTGCTTTGTTATGCCTTCAACCTCATGGCAATCTAAGACCTGCAATGTCTGAGATTGTTGCCATGCTAACATACAAGTTTGAAATTGTTCAAACGCCTTTGAAACCAGCTTTCTTAGAAAGAAGGCACAAAAGGAACAGAGATCTATCGTTGACTAATTATGCAGATATCACTCCATCTCCTTTACAATGA
- the LOC101203184 gene encoding phospholipase A2-alpha → MPQFLLLLLLPSIVFLPSHALNIGVQALDASVTMSKDCSRKCESEFCSVPPLLRYGKYCGLLYSGCPGEHPCDGLDACCMKHDACVVAKNDDYLSQECSQSFLNCMENFKRSRSSPFKGNKCQVDEVIEVISLVMEAALIAGRVFHKP, encoded by the exons atgcctcaatttcttcttcttcttctgttgcCTTCCATtgtctttcttccttctcatGCTCTCAACATTGGTGTCCAAGCCCTTGATGCCTCCGTCACTATG AGTAAGGACTGCAGTAGAAAATGCGAGTCTGAGTTTTGTTCAG TGCCTCCACTGTTGAGATATGGGAAATATTGTGGGCTGTTGTATAGTGGATGCCCCGGGGAACACCCCTGTGATGGCTTGGATGCTTGTTGTATGAAACACGATGCTTGTGTTGTTGCCAAGAACG ATGACTATCTAAGCCAAGAATGCAGTCAAAGCTTCTTGAATTGCATGGAGAATTTCAAGAGATCAAGATCAAGTCCTTTCAAAGGAAACAAATGCCAAGTTGATGAAGTGATTGAAGTCATCTCCTTAGTCATGGAAGCTGCTCTTATTGCAGGCAGAGTTTTTCACAAACCCTAG
- the LOC101204165 gene encoding cation transporter HKT8 isoform X1, giving the protein METLFLSNPRKFIFFLLKIFINPFWIQFFYFIFISSFGFLILMILKPKTYPFFQPTKLDLFYTSVSASTVSSMSSIEMEVFSNSQLIVLTVLMFIGGEIFTSMVGLHLRRLFKKNLQIPTTLEGFDSLSLIKFLGFVVLGYLLITHIVGIGMIVVYFLFISSFAKEILDEKGINLVTFSFFTCVSTLASCGFVPTNENMIVFHKNSGLLLILIPQILVGNTLYPSCLRFCIWVIGKFSKDHHNDEHRLKVDYLLKTSEEIGYIHLLPSLHSCLLVVTVFGFIFIQFVLICSMEWDSNGFSGLNSYQKVVAILFLSTNSRHAGETIVNISSLSSAILIMFIVMMYLPPYTSFLPLNEKQELEDHFRHLQRRKVRSKKAKAWQNLLFSQLSYLIIFITIICIIERKKMVEDPINFSVLNIVLEVISAYGNVGFSTGYSCKLQIHPPNDCVDKWYGFSAKWSNKAKIVLILVMMFGRLKKFNMDGGKAWKLV; this is encoded by the exons atggagactttatttttatcaaacccaagaaaatttattttctttcttctaaaaatatttattaaccCATTTTGGATTCAATTCTTCtacttcatcttcatctcttcttttggatttctaatcttaatgattttaaaacctaaaacatACCCTTTTTTTCAACCCACAAAGCTTGATTTGTTCTATACTTCAGTCTCAGCTTCAACTGTTTCAAGCATGTCATCCATTGAAATGgaagttttttcaaattcacaaCTCATTGTTTTGACAGTCCTCATGTTCATAGGAGGTGAGATTTTCACTTCAATGGTTGGACTTCATTTGAgaagattatttaaaaaaaacctccAAATTCCAACAACTCTTGAGGGTTTTGATTCTTTGAGTTTAATCAAATTCTTAGGTTTTGTTGTGTTGGGTTATCTTTTGATTACTCATATTGTTGGAATTGGAATGATTGttgtttactttctttttatttcaagttttGCTAAAGAGATTCTTGATGAAAAAGGTATAAATTTGGTcactttttcattctttactTGTGTTTCTACTTTAGCTAGTTGTGGTTTTGTcccaacaaatgaaaatatgattgtgtttcataaaaattcaggtcttcttttaatcttaatccCTCAAATTTTGGTTGGTAATACTTTATATCCATCTTGTTTAAGGTTTTGCATATGGGTTATTGGGAAGTTTAGTAAAGATCATCATAACGATGAACATCGATTGAAAGTTGATTATTTGTTGAAGACTAGTGAAGAGATTGGGTATATTCATTTGCTTCCCAGTCTTCATTCTTGTCTTTTGGTTGTGACAGTTTTTGGgttcattttcattcaatttgtATTGATTTGTTCAATGGAATGGGACTCCAATGGGTTTAGTGGATTGAATTCTTATCAAAAAGTTGTTGCTATTCTATTTCTGAGCACAAATTCTCGACATGCGGGAGAAACCATCGTCAACATTTCATCGCTCTCTTCTGCCATCTTGATCATGTTCATTGTTATGAT GTATCTTCCTCCATATACATCTTTTCTTCCATTAAACGAGAAACAAGAACTAGAAGATCATTTTCGACAtcttcaaagaagaaaagttagaTCAAAAAAGGCAAAAGCTTGGCAAAATTTGTTGTTCTCACAACTTTCTTATCTAATCATATTCATCACTATTATTTGCataattgagagaaaaaagatggtTGAAGATCCGATCAATTTCAGTGTTTTGAATATTGTGCTCGAAGTTATTAG TGCTTACGGAAACGTGGGATTCTCAACGGGGTATAGTTGCAAATTGCAAATTCATCCACCAAACGATTGTGTTGATAAATGGTATGGATTTTCAGCAAAATGGAGTAATAAAGCCAAAATTGTACTCATTTTGGTCATGATGTTTGGAAGActcaaaaaatttaacatgGATGGTGGAAAAGCTTGGAAACttgtttaa
- the LOC101204406 gene encoding sodium transporter HKT1, translated as MSRIQRLFCFLILLNPFWIHVLYFLFISSFGFWVLLILNPKLAPKKLDLFFTSVSASTVSSMSTMEMEVFSNSQLIVLTVLMFIGGEVFTSMVELQLRKLKLKFSEQKIACVENDFNNNNLELGVINNSFDIILKYDSIKFLGYVVLGYLLIFNFLGIALVLIYLKRVSSTAREVLKSKGLRTSTFSLFVVVSTFASCGFVPTNENMIVFRKNLGLLLILIPQALIGNTLFPSCLRFCIWSLGKIMKKKKEVIGFLLENSEEIGYLHLLPKLYSLVLVGSVLGFVLIQFVAIGAMEWRSSNNGFSGLNWVEKLIGILFLSVNSRHSGESTVDLSTLSSAILVLFVAMMYLPPYTSFMPIKSIEEEENEMEGNRKRRSRTKRAKFMDNFVFSQLSYLIIFTFIICITERHNMKQDPLNFNIFNIVFEVISAYGNVGFSMGYSCGRRVHPQSNCVDKSFGFSGKWSDNGKLVLIVVMIFGRLKKFNMNRSQRAWKLL; from the exons atgTCGAGAATTCAAaggttgttttgttttcttattttgttgaatcCCTTTTGGATTcatgttttgtattttcttttcatttcatcttttgggttttgggttttgcttattttaaatccaaaattagCTCCAAAAAAGTTAGATCTTTTCTTCACTTCTGTCTCAGCTTCCACAGTTTCAAGCATGTCAACCATGGAAATGGAGGTTTTTTCAAATTCCCAACTCATTGTTTTGActgttttaatgtttataggTGGTGAAGTTTTCACTTCCATGGTTGAACTTCAATTAAGGAAGTTGAAACTCAAATTTTCTGAACAAAAAATTGCTTGTGttgaaaatgatttcaataataacaatcTAGAGTTGGGAGTTATCAATAATAGTTTTGatataattctaaaatatgaTTCCATAAAGTTTTTGGGATATGTTGTCCTTGGTTATCtcctaattttcaatttcttaggCATAGCattggttttaatttatttaaaacgtGTTTCAAGTACTGCCAGAGAAGTATTGAAATCAAAAGGTTTAAGAACATCaactttttcactttttgtcGTAGTTTCAACTTTTGCAAGTTGTGGGTTTGTACCAACAAATGAGAACATGATAGTATTTAGGAAGAATTTAGGGTTACTTTTAATACTTATTCCACAAGCACTTATTGGAAATACTTTATTTCCTTCTTGTTTGAGGTTTTGTATTTGGAGTTTAGGGAAaattatgaagaagaagaaagaagttaTTGGGTTTTTGTTGGAAAATAGTGAAGAAATTGGGTATTTGCATTTGCTTCCAAAGCTATATTCATTGGTTTTGGTTGGAAGTGTTCTTGGGTTTGTTTTAATACAATTTGTAGCAATTGGAGCAATGGAGTGGAGATCATCAAATAATGGATTTAGTGGATTAAATTGGGTTGAGAAATTGATtgggattttgtttttaagtgtAAATTCAAGACATAGTGGTGAATCAACTGTTGATCTATCAACACTCTCTTCTGCCATATTGGTTCTCTTTGTTGCTATGAT gtaTCTTCCACCTTACACTTCTTTCATGCcaataaaatcaattgaagaagaagaaaatgaaatggaaggcaatagaaaaagaagatcaagaacaaaaagggcaaaatttatggataattttgtgttttcacAACTCTCTTATCTCATCATCTTCACCTTCATTATATGCATCACTGAGAGACATAATATGAAACAAGATCCtctcaatttcaatattttcaacattgtttttgaagtCATCag TGCATATGGAAACGTGGGGTTTTCGATGGGATATAGCTGTGGAAGACGAGTTCATCCTCAAAGCAATTGTGTCGACAAGTCGTTTGGGTTTTCTGGAAAATGGAGCGACAATGGAAAGCTGGTTCTTATTGTCGTCATGATCTTTGGACGATTAAAGAAGTTTAATATGAATAGATCACAAAGAGCTTGGAAGCTTCTCTAA